The Theobroma cacao cultivar B97-61/B2 chromosome 2, Criollo_cocoa_genome_V2, whole genome shotgun sequence genome includes the window TGAAGAGAGTTTAAGTTAGATTCTATGTCAAGAAAATGTTccctttatattttatatattttgctACTCTTAAATTGTGTTATCCGaacttaattttcataaaaattaaaaaattaattatattatatattatattattattttaattttttgtaaaaataatgcTCCATGGTTCtaatatcaaaaaataaataaaatcataaaaattaaatttaaagaaaagtaaGACTATTAATAGtcaaagaaaaaatcataattttaggATCTTAAAAAAATCTGCTACAGTGGAAATTGTTCGTGGTTGAGTGCACTCTATTGCTTTCACCGGGTCATTTCGTTATGGGTCTTCCTTATTAATTAAATCTCTGTACTGGGTGAAAGCTACACGTATCCAACCGAAAATTTAATGGAATCAATAATTGAGTGGAATAAAATTTGAGGTAAACGTACGATTTAATTGATTTACGGACtctgttaattttttaaatttgatttaattaatttttttattaattttttattttaaaaatttaaatttaattaattaaaaaaataaaattaacatttttatataaataatgttatttttaaatttatataaaatatatattttttactattaatttttattatatatattataattatgattaaaatttataaattttaatattataatttgtaaaaaaaataaaattttaattttttgatttaaaatcaaattcatgaAACCAATTGATtcgattttttaaattttttcgattttaattaatatttgaaaaaaaatttattcatttaatttgtttgaaaaaaaattttccaatcAAATCAGTCCCCAACGGGATATGCATTAGTTCTTCCCCTTGTGATATATAGTAGTGTGAAGTGTGAACAATTTCTTGGTCTTGTACCAAATGGCTCAAACTGGCACGATTAAGGTTCTCGATAGCAGTCATGTTTCGCCGCCTCCGAGCTCAGTTCCGACAACCTCTCTCCCTCTCACTCACTTTGATCTGCCATGGTTTCCTTGTTATATAGAACGCCTTTTCTTCTATAAATTCTCTCACCCTACTTTGCACTTCATGGAAACCACTCTCCCAATGCTAAAATGCTCTCTCTCCCTaactctccaacatttcttcCCTTACGCCGCCAATATCATGTGCCCTCAACCACCCGGTAAGCCTTATATCCATTACATAGATGGTGACTTTGTCACCTTCACGGTTGCTGAATCTGCTGCAGATTTCAACCATGTCAAAGCCAATTATCCGCGAGATATTAAATTGTTACGCCCCTTTGTACCTCAGCTGCCACCGGCACGTGTAGCCGAAGATGGCATTCGGGTGTGCCCCATCACAGCGTTTCAAGTCACTGTGTTTCCCAACTCTGGCATTTGCATCGGGTCAACTTATTGGCATGTAGTTGGTGATGGGAAGTCGTTCATGCATTTTATGAGGTCTTGGACGGCTGTTTGTAGGTCCGGCGGTGACTTAACCTGTCTTGAAAATTCACTTCCTTTGATTAACAAGGACGTGATCAAGGATCCTGGTGGCATAGAGTTGGTTCGGTTGAAAAATTACTGGCACTGGGTATCATTCTCTAATGAGAATTCTGGCCCAACCCATGCTATAGCCGAAGACAAGGTTCGAGCCACATTTGTGTTGGGTCGAGCCCATGCCGAGAGACTAAAGCATTTGGTCACGGGACAGTGCAGGGATGGTGTCGAGTCAGAGCAATTGCACATATCAACGTTTGTGGTGACATGTGCCTTCATATGGGTTTGTCTGATTAAATCAAAGGACAGTGCTACTAACAATTTATCacgtgatgatgatgataagtTTTACTTCTTGCTTTTTCCATTTGATTGCCGGAACCGCTT containing:
- the LOC18608611 gene encoding coumaroyl-CoA:anthocyanidin 3-O-glucoside-6''-O-coumaroyltransferase 1; translated protein: MAQTGTIKVLDSSHVSPPPSSVPTTSLPLTHFDLPWFPCYIERLFFYKFSHPTLHFMETTLPMLKCSLSLTLQHFFPYAANIMCPQPPGKPYIHYIDGDFVTFTVAESAADFNHVKANYPRDIKLLRPFVPQLPPARVAEDGIRVCPITAFQVTVFPNSGICIGSTYWHVVGDGKSFMHFMRSWTAVCRSGGDLTCLENSLPLINKDVIKDPGGIELVRLKNYWHWVSFSNENSGPTHAIAEDKVRATFVLGRAHAERLKHLVTGQCRDGVESEQLHISTFVVTCAFIWVCLIKSKDSATNNLSRDDDDKFYFLLFPFDCRNRLEFPVPPTYFGNCLRPGVVDVTKSELIGENGILLASKVIGNKIKEMERSGLRGAEHWISSLVERMKSRRLTAVAGSPKFHVYDTDFGWGRPCKVELTHIDYDGAISLAECKDEPGGIEVGLALNKNQMDEFITIFEQSLKLL